Sequence from the Stenotrophomonas bentonitica genome:
ATTGCGCGCCATCGTCCGGAGCTTCTGGCGCCGGTGGCCGAGCACACCGCACTGAAGCTGCGCCATTGGCCCGACCTCACCGCAGAGGACGTGCCCGGCACCTGGCTGCTGGCCATCGCCTGCCTGCATGCGCGGCCGTGGCAGGCGAATGCACTCGCCGCCGCTTGCCAGATCCCGCGCCACACGGTGCAATCCCTCTTCTGCGCTGCTGTTGCCAGTGGCCTCGCACTGAACCAGGAGCCTGCCGTGACACCTCCTTCCCGCCGCCGCGATGCCGGTGACTCACGCTTCTTCTCGTGGGTGGCGCGTCGTTTCGGACTGAACCTGTTCCAGGGGAATTCGGCATGAGCCTGCCCGCCAACAAGCTGGTGTTCGTCGGCAGCATGGGCGCCGGCAAGACCACGGCGGTGCGTGCAATCTCCGACGTGGAGCCGGTCAGCACCGAAATGCCGATGAGCGGCGATGCGATGGGCGACAAGGTGGAAACCACCGTTGCACTCGACTACAGCTCGATCGAACTGGACGACGGCGAACTGCTTCACGTGTACGGCGTGCCCGGCCAGCGCTACCTGGACTTCATGTGGCCGATGGTCTGCGAAGGCGCGCTCGGCGTGATCGTGCTGGTCAGCGCTGCACACCCTGACCCGGTGGCTTCCACGGTGGAGCTGCTGCAGGAGTTCTCGCGTATCGCACCGGACGCAAGCCTGGCGGTGGGCGTGACCCGTACGGACGAACACCCCGCCCTGCTCATTCCCGAATTCCGCAATGCGCTGTTCGACGCCAGCCACCGGCTGCCGGTCATGCGCGTGGACGCGCGCTCGGCCACGCAGGTGACCTTCCTGGTGAAGTCGCTGCTGTCGTATCGGTACGCGGAAACGAAGTGACGTTAGGCGTTGTCTATCAATTTCCGGCAAACCATTGATTTAATTGAATGGTCAAACGTCCAATACGTGGTATGTTGAACCCAGATCTGACCGGCGGCCCGTCCGCCCAG
This genomic interval carries:
- a CDS encoding GTP-binding protein, translated to MSLPANKLVFVGSMGAGKTTAVRAISDVEPVSTEMPMSGDAMGDKVETTVALDYSSIELDDGELLHVYGVPGQRYLDFMWPMVCEGALGVIVLVSAAHPDPVASTVELLQEFSRIAPDASLAVGVTRTDEHPALLIPEFRNALFDASHRLPVMRVDARSATQVTFLVKSLLSYRYAETK